cttcaaaatcaattgtataaacattgttaattctaaaagcaataaaacaaatattacaatcatgatcattcaaaataatgcatttatccattttgaaagtaactgtaaatcctttatcacataattgacttatgctcaaaagattatgttttagaccttcaacaagtagaacatcttcaattatgagagaagattcattatcaattttacctattcccacgatcttccttttcgagttgtctccaaatgtcgcgtgtccttcttctttagatctaagatcaaagaatttagtcttgtctcccgtcatgtgtcttgaacatccactatctaaaaaccatttatttttacttgtggaagacttcatgcatacctataaaaacaattaaaatgatttttcttggtacccaaattctttgggtcctttatttattagtattagaagaaacaagatttttaggtacccatatggccctaatagtcattgtatgatttcttctaataggacaagtatgataattatgaccatttctattacaaaaattgcaaatagcatgtgacatatatgaaaaatttgaatgattataataatatccttttttgacaaaattatttttatgaaaagaattttgaatattagtctttgatgtagaataattatcaaagaaatttttataagatttgtatttttgttttggcatatatcccaaacctgccttgtcaaaaacacatcttggactaccaagaagtttttcaaaatttctttttctattcgtaaagttttcaacaatattttctaaattggttttcttcttatttaattcaagattttcatctttcaaaatgatactttcttttattaaaatttcaatttcatttgttaaagaaaaatttttctttttcaaagcagtatatttgatacccaatttttcaaattcctcgtaaacttcttctaaaatattttgcaattcttcgtatgaaagattttcaatattatcaagatttgttacctcaatgtcatctttagccataagacaaagatttgctgatttttcattgcttgcttcactatctgagctacttgaatcatcatcccatgtagctttcattgctttcttgcccttgtttcgatctttctttagcagaggacaatttggcttgatatgaccaggtttattgcatttataacaaattaaaatgttatttttacctgaatctttcttggaaaactttttgaaagatttcctcggaggagttctatttttcttcaagaacctctaaattcttcttgttatcatcgcaacttcttcatctttatcgtcatttttttcatcttcatcactttcattttcatgagaaacagctttaagtgctaagctcttctttggctttccttcttcttctcctcttttcaatgtgtactcatgggtgataagtgactcgatgagttcattgacttcgagcttcttgaggtctctagcttcaagaatcgctgtaacttttgattcccaacgttttggtaaagagttgagaatttttcttactatctccaccttagaataaactttgccaagagctgtcaatctgtttatgatgttagtaagacgagtgtgcatactagaaatagattcatcatcattcatcttaaacatttcatattcatgagtaagaatataaatttttgattcattgacttgcgaagttctttcataagtaacttccaagttatcccaaatttcttttaccgtagcgcaattcattattctattaaattcatttatattaagagcattatataataaattcatagcagttaaatttaaagtataaagtctatcgtcttcacgatcaaactcttcttcttcctttttgacctttactccatcaaccacttttgttggaatataaggtccatttacaatacatttccagatttctctacttTGAGCTTGaggaaatattctcattctaactttccagaatgagtaattatctccacaaaagagtggaggccgactgctagattgaccttcaccaaatgaagctgcaatgttagccataagatcttaactcaaaagatagtcttataatagagctcttagctctgataccaattgttgctcagatgactaacacaagaggggaggtgaattgagttgtattaaaaaaaaataacaattataaatcaaatatataatataaaatataaacaaaatatgaaataacaataaatataaagagtaagggtaagagagaagcaaactcagtatgttaacgaggttcggccccactgcctacgtcctcgcctcaaactaccccttgaggattcccaaattcactattcaacctccttcaggtaaagatagaaacctattacacctttgaacaacaccgctacaaaggatccgtgtagaacaccctctacacttgcaatcaccttacacgtggtgattcaactattccccgtgtagaatactttctacaagcataagggttatacacaccttttttctgatacaaaagctgatagtgagtaggttatcagaaaacactcctcaatgagtgaaataagaacaatacagcgcaaactatatctctcaaaatgaacaaggattaaggctcaatgcttagagaagagagaatgaaagttttgaatgaatgttgtatgctcttggtgttgtaaatgtgaagctctcaaatgatctatttataggcatatgagacttcatattcaaatttaaaaagattcacatgtcaaagacaacatcattcactttttcaaaaaattcaaataaaaggttcttctttttcaattgtcaaagacaacatcattcactttttttaaaaaaaatcaaacctaatcttttacttttggcatatgacaaaatgaacacactttccttttcaaaagattcaaacctaatcttttactttttgcatatgacaaaatgagcacactttacttttcaaatttttcaaacaaaatcatctaccttttgtataagtccaaaaaagtatcaatcacttttgaaaatattcaaataaaacatgcacatgtgaaagatgacaatcaatcatctttaatattttcaaagttcaaccctttaatcaaggcatacacatgtaaaagatgacaatcaatcatctttcaaaattttcaaatttaattttcaaaaatattcatgcacatgtgaaaaatgtattttaatgctttatgataaaatattaattttgagcattaatcctaatttcgaattttgaagagatttacaacattactctataattttaatgtgaacttgttcctttcttgctcatgcttgtttccttgatgtgtttaactccattgtgtagacaacttgagtttgatacttctttattctttgaattcatttgttatcatcaaaatccatgtgtaaatatataattacacaaaacttgaaatcttgggttcaacaaaaatCCTGATCTTGCCTCTCCAATTTTGGAATATGAAGGAATTCATTTACATCGTCACTACTTAATTCTAAAGAGATTGATATATTTTCTCTATAACGAGATCTGGGATTATGTCATCCTATATGGGATTGTCCAGTCAATTAATGTGATGAAACAAGAATAGCTTATTTAAATATAGGTCCATATCAAATATGTCtctcaaaatattcattttctaaTTCTGTAAAATATCCTCGTCGCTTTTCAAGATTCATGGTTCGTACAATTTGGATCTTGGTTAAAGTATTCTCCATCAAAGAATGCTGCATATTATTTACCTTGTTATAAAAGGTCCACTCAGACCAATCCACCCGCTCGGCTTCTTACCgataaaagtattttgtcaATATCAGTATAAATGATCTTTTTCAAACACCATTTCTCCTCTAGTAGTTCTATTAATGAGACGTGCTATAGTTATAAAGAGTAGTCTCATTAATAAGACGTGTTATAGttataaagagattacataaaaataaatttataaattgatatagttttatatgatatattacaataaaaatagttttataatctgacatatCACATCAAGTTTCATTGATGGTTCATTAATggctaaaacatttctcttgATGTGtgcattattttgtttttcttttatgttattgtgtggtGTTTGAGATTTTAATTGGCTTATTATTGTCTTCGTAATTATGTCCAGCTCTTCAAACCATTATTTAAAAACTTGATAGTGCTTTCTTTTGCcaaattgtgatttttattcACAAGTCGACCTATCCAATATTATTAATGCAAAAAGACGAGGGATTGAAATTAATTTCATATTGTGGGATCTTTGTCGCAACTGATGTTTCAATTAGGCAATGTaacaaatgaaatatttcaatatcCAACTTCACATGAATGACAAAttaagttaaaattataattaaatgaaatcaattaattaatgtctttataaagagtaataatttgtacaaattcTGAATAAACATGCAAGTCCTACACGTACaattctattataaaaaatacaaaaaaatagagtctattataaaataatttaaacaattttattaatatgactaattctttttgaaaaattttatttatagtcaCTTTTGTGTATTTCTTGTACACTCTACTAATGTGATTAGGTAcgtcattttttaattataaaataactgatttgaccaatcacatcaatagaataCACAAAAGtaactatatatagcataattgattttttcttttttataaaaggtCGTGTCTTCtctaaatgagaaatgatacttgcagtcgtaaatatgtaaatactgtacaatcatttaaaaaaagtaaataaatataaaatctaaataaaaaaattatttttttaataataaattttattttttttaagacgaGCATTACTCGAATTCAGCCGTTTATTCTTCTAGATCTTTCCCAACAGTCAAACGACAGCACATACGTAACACGGAATCTACAGCCGTTTACTTTAGCAAGACGCTCGTCCATACCTGTTGTCATGCACCGCCCCTTATCCTACGCCGCTCTCCCTGTTCCTATATAAATGCATACCCAGCCAATCCCGTCCAAGTTTTGCTCGACGTTTATACAATAAGCAATTATCAGAATATTCGCTTTTCACACAGGCAAAAGAGAGGGTGTCCGATCCACACCTGAGGTAAGGTCTTCGAAATTCTATATCCGGGGGTGTTTAATTATGGATTGCTACCGTCTTTTAGTTTACAAGATTGTGGTTTTGTGCAAGTAATTAGTTTAGAAATCTTTATTCGAGTTGGAATTAGTCTATCATTAATAAATCTTTGTTTGAACTTTGTTCAGGGCTTGTGTGGATGTATAATTGGTACTTTTGGGATAAATGAAATTATGGGGATGCAAATTTTGTTCAGTTTTCGTCAGTTTGAGCTGGTTTTCTATCAATTTCCAtcaaagttatttttttcttggtttatATTGTTTTGGAATAACTTGAAGAAACTATTTTAATGAATTCGGGATTCAGGCTATTGATATGATAGGTGACTTATCTTCAATAAGTAGGGGACAGAAACTTTAACTGTATCTACTTTGTTTCACAAATGGACCTCTTGTTTCgagattttttaaatgttctttttgtttttgacttGTTTTGCTTAATTAGTGGATATCTGAATTCTGTAAGTTCATGTCCCAAACTGATTTACTTGGAGTGATTGAATTTTATGTCTGCTGAAGCATTCTGTGGAGTTGAAACATGTGGTATTCTGTTCTGTGAAGCTCAAGAACTTGATTATCCTTTACACATGTGGAGAAGTGGGGAAGGCATAGTGTCTATTATCTGTACAACCAGTTCAATCCATATCCCTTTTTGTTTTGTACCCATCTTACTGTACTGCCTCACACTAAGCTGCTAACCTAAAGTATCAGTATAGCTGCATTCTTTGTGGTTTCAGACAATACtgcattttcttaaaatatgaTTTAGGCATATTGGTTGCTCATTGTACCTAAAAGCTTTCTAGAATTTGTAGATATTTCTAGGAGCAAGTTTATATCCATCGGTTTTACTTGTGAATGTTAAAAAGAAATCTCTTACAATTTTTTCCTTGCAGCACAAAATGGAAAATCCCGAGCATGTACAAAATATATCAGTGGTATGGAGGGGGAAAAAGTTTACCATAGAAATGGGTTCAGGTGCTACACTCAAGGAGCTTGGGCTCAAACTGCAAGGATTAACAGATGTCAAAGCAGATACCATGCGGCTCATTGTTCCACAATCTTCCAACAAAACATCGAAGCTGCTGTCTCCTTTCTCCGATGAGCAGGCGCTTTTAAGTTTGGAAGAAATTTACATAACAAAGGTACCATCACTTGCTTTTTTTATTCTACATTTTGGTTCATACattccaaccattgttaagctaAAATTCCCTGGTATGCCATTACTTGTCTAATAAGTATTGTTAATTGCCAGCAGCCGCCCCTATGGCACCATCTTTATGATGTGAGAAGTTATCTCAACATTGTCTATCGAGTAATTATTTTTAGTGCTTTTGACATAAGCTACTTGCCGGTGGCAAATCCATGATAGCTTCAATGTTCAAAAACACTTCAGTGCATACGAGAGATTCCTAACTCCTAATTATACATTTACTTATAGTCTGATCTAAAAGAGTATGCTGACTAACATGGAGAGGATTCTCTCTGTGCTTTGGATCCAGTTTAGATGTGCATGTTCTTTAAGTACAAAATATCATGGCTTTGATTATATTTCCATTAAATTCATTGTATAAggcaaaaatatttatatggtatTTAGAATTATGATGTATTCTGAatctattgtttattttttttaaaaaaaatctttaggAGCTTTAGACAACAACCGTGCATGGATTTAAAAAGCTTTAAATCTAACCTACATAATTGGAGTTCAGAGAACTTTTACACATCCTAGGAAAATGTCAGCCATGTTTTTCATCTTCATCTACTAGTTCCGTATGCTGAATTATCATGTCTTTTAAGACTAATTgcctttttcttctatttcagGGCAAGTCTATCAGAATGATGGGTGTGCCTGGAAGTGAGGTTGATGAAATTCTACAGAATGCAAAAGCAAATTTAAGGGTAGCTggatttgaagaagaggaaaagagacTGAGGCAGCGATTGTCAGATAGGCCTCATGCTTCCCCAAAACTTCCACAAGGACCTTATATATTTTGTGATTTCCGCACACTTGAGATCCCAGGAGTTGAGGTATTTGACTTTCTAATTACTTTTTACCATGTATAATACGTAGTTCAAATAGACTAACTTCTGTGTAGGAAGAAATGTCTGTTTTCAAAGTGAAAAGTGGggcaaaaaggaaagaaaggggaTTTAAAGAGTCATTTATCCTTTTTCTTCACATAAGTCTGTACTGTCTATTGCAAAAgcgaaaaattaattaattaattaaattaaattaaattaaaaaaataaaaatcaatttttttcttctcatctttttAGCTATTTGGCTGTACTATACTTTTAACTATATTTGGAGTCATTTGAAATTCTGGGTGTGAGGGATAACCGTGAGGAAGTCATCATAATTGTGTAAATATAAGATTCAAACACCAAACTTTTCTATTCAAACCTCATGTCTAAATCTCAAAATCTGTGGGTTCTAGGAGACTTAAAAAATTAGAGTTCTTAATTGATATTAAAGATTATAGTAATATGATATTTCGTTTCATGTTATGTTAATTCCAGATCATTGAGTCAATTAATTTCTatgtttttctattaaaatcCGTGAAAGTTTCCTAAAGATGAGTTTTATGCTGTTACAAAATCCGTCTTATAAGAGATAGAATTGTCATATACTACCTATTGAAAAGAATTTTCATATAATGGCCATGACAGATGCAACCTGCTGGTGCATGGGTGTGCACGTGTGTCCATGCCCGTACGCCTACTTTTGAGTAAACATCCCTGAATTACTTCAGAACTTGTTGTTTAGCAGGATACGTAAACCTTGCTGGTTCACATATAATCTATACCAATCAAACATAGAAAATTTCTGCAATTTACATGAGTTTCATTGCTTGCATATTTTGTGAAGATCGTGTGAAGCTCATGATATGTTTGTTGAACAGTTTGTTCATGATAGGCTTAGAAATGGAAATGTTTAGATAGAGTGATCTGTTTGTAACTCATTTTCTCCATCAGATGATCTTAAATTGAACTGTTTTGGAGTGCATTAGGCAAGTTTATCGTGGCCAAACATAGGTTGGTTGTTGAAGTGTGGATCCAGATCTCAACAGATATACCGAACGAAtgcccttttttattttgtgtatatgTTTTATAGATGAATCCTCCAGCCTCAGAGGCACTGAAGAGAATGCATATGCTTGCGGCAGATCCTGGGATTGTTGCTATTATGAACAAGGTACcactaaataatttttcacactaCACTTCTTTCAACTAACTCTCTGTTATGTGCGGTATTGTCTctgataaattataatttgattgGTCTTTATAGCATCATTGGCGCGTAGGTATTATGACTGAGTTGGCCCCCATTGGTTATGTTGGCATAAGTCCCAAATGCTTGCTTGGTTTAAATAAGGTATTAGCCTCTCGACGCACAAACATTTGTTGGACTGTTACATTTACTTTCCCCTGCTGAATCTTATTTTTGCAGAATCACGGAGAGGAGATATCCTTGCGTCTTAGAACTGATGACCTTAAGGGTTTCAGGAAGTATGAAAGCATCAAGAAAACTCTTTTGCATGAACTTGTAAGATACATCTCACCAACTTTTAGTGTGTTTGAAGTGCTTTTGCTTGTGTAGATGTGAGGCTATGATTCTTTCCATGTTTAGACAAAAGGCTCGTGGTTTTACATTTTAAAATACTTTGGTTATTAGCTGAAATTGAGATTGATTTGGATTGAGTTGAACTCGTTGATAGTATTGAGGGAGCTCATATTGTTTTTATTCCTGTCAGGCTCACATGGTATACTCAGAACATGATGAAAACTTTTATGCTTTGGATAAACAGGTCAGAATGGCTATACCTTCTCATGTTTTCATGTTGTAAGTGTCAGAATTGATTTAAGCTCATTACCATGCTTCAATTAAAGTTGACCCATCTTGATTTGATATGCCTGTGTTTAGTTGAACCAAGAAGCTGCTAGTTTAGATTGGACAAGATCAAGAAGCCATACATTGAATGGTGTCCAATATTCAGGACATTATGAGGATGATGACTACATTGGTGACAGTAGTAATACTCCTCAGAAGCTTGGAGGAAGTACTTTGGATCAGCTTGCTAATGCTCGAGCATCTTCAGTTGCTGCTGCCTACCGCCGTTTATCAAATGCTTCTGTGAACAGCTCGGGAGGATCTGTTGTAAGTAAAGAACCAGACCCTGATGACTCTGGGTTAAATACGCATGGAAAACCTGCTTCTATGGATTCCATGGAAAATGAAAACTTCAATATAAATATCCAAAGTTCCAATGAAGCACAGATAAAAGCTGTTTCTGAGCCGGATCCCGATGATATTTCTGGCGACCAAAACAAGCTCGAACCCGATCCTTCTGATTTGCAGTATGGTGAAACAATGGAATATGAATCTTATCCAAAATTTACTGGAAACAGGACTGTATTTGGACAAGATTTCAGTAACTATGTGCCAATACAACCCTTGCTGCCCTCAGAAACTAATAGAAAGTTGGGAGCCACAAAGTTGCATGAAGAGCCTGATCCTGATAAGCATCAAGAGATGGAGATTCTGGACAGTGGAATTCAAACAAGGAAGGACATTGACGAACCTGATCCTGATGATTCTCAAGCAAATGGACCTGTTCAGACTGAGCCTGATCCTGATGATAATTTGGGGCACGCATTAGGAGTTTCAAGTGTGCAAACTTATGAGCCAGATCCTGATGATCAAGAACTACAAAGAATTCAAGACCCTGTAACGTTCCTTTGTAGTCGGCTGCAGAAGGCCATTGAGATTCTGCAAGTCGAAGTTACTCCCTTGGAAGCAACTGCAGTCCTACAAACTTTGTCTAAGATAATTAGGTATACTTGCCAAATCCCTGATGctttgttttcttcctttttgttgCCAGTGGGTCATAAGTTTTCCTATCTAGCAGTTACTGACAAATACTTCAATTATGTCATGTGCTCTCAGGAATGTGATTGAACACCCTGGTGAGATGAAATATAGAAGACTGCGCAAGGTAcacactcactctctctctctctctctcaatgaaaTTTTGCACCCTATGGTTGCCTTATCAAATACTTTATTGATAACTAATGTGTGATGCATTTGCAGGCAAATCCCATAATCCAAAAGAACGTCGCAAATTATCAAGGTTTGCATCTTTTCTCATACTGAATTCCACCTTTACCAAGAAATTGTAGGTGTAATGATGGTTGAGAAGTCATTAGGGTTAGTCTTGTGTTATAAATTGTTGGTAGATGCCAGATATGTGTCAAGAGCTAACTGAAAACAAAATCGAGCTAGATACCAATATAAGCTTTGGAATTTCACTATCTTGTCGAATACAAACAAAACATGCGTGAGTGCTGGTTAGTTGAAATACATGAGTGCTATATCATGCTCAAGCTTGGGTTGACATGTGCACTCAATTAAGGGACTCtttgagttgtttttttttttttggatgcaTTATCTTATTGTTAAGGTATAGGCGCTAACAATGTGATGCTGAATCCCGAGACATTGTGGAGGGGTTACAACTGTGTTGGAAATGACAAGTTTACATAGTTGGAAGTGAATGTGATTCTAACTTGGTGGTTGATTGGTTGTGTGGGAGGGGCCATGCtcattggtcactaattgagaTCTTGGATGAAATACATGCAAGTTTTCAATCTAGAGTGGTTCaaggatataaaataaataaataaaataaaataaaaaacgtaAATCAGATTGCTGATTACCGGGTTCTCAGAAGCTTTTGGATGTTTAGAATGTACCTAAGGAAGTTAGAAGGATGCTTGGTAATGGAGAAAACTAAACTGCCTTATATGAGGTgtaaataaattggtttttgtatAGATGGAGGTTTGTGTAGTTCCTTATAGCTATATAGTTTGCATACTTTTTGTTAATGTGGTTTCTTCATACCCTAAGTGAGCTGTGGATTGATAGAAGttcttgtttttttaaaatacttcccaaaaagaaaaaaacattggATCCACAATCTCTTACGGGATGAGACATATCAGCCAAGTCAAACCTGGATGGATTCTTGGTTAATTAAAGATGACATGAAGTAGATTTATGTGAATTATGCAAATCGAGCATATTGACAGCTTAGCAAAGTCCCCACCCTCAAAATGCTACCCAAGGGGTTGGATAAAGTCTCCCTAATTAGAAGCAAAGGTTGAACATTAATATTTACTGGTACTAAGATGAGATCAACTTATTTCCAACTCTTAATAATGAGATTTTCAATTTACTTAATTGAAATTATCCGTTTGTGCTTATTGTGATTACAGCTGCGATGGACATTCTTTCTTTGGTTGGTTTCAATGAAGATGTTGTGTTGGACGAGATTGGTAAACCAGAGACTTACCTAGTTTTGAAGCGGAATGATCCCGGCTTGCTGTGGCTTGCAAAGTCTTCCCTGGAAACGGCTTACTAGTGATGGAAGTGCGTAGTGCCTTGAGAACATATCAAAACAGTGAAGGTGGCATATGTAAATTGTGCAGTTATACTTCATAAAATTCAGGATTGTACGTTTGGCATCATAGTTTGTCGACAAAACGTTAGTCGCAGATAAAAT
This is a stretch of genomic DNA from Carya illinoinensis cultivar Pawnee chromosome 3, C.illinoinensisPawnee_v1, whole genome shotgun sequence. It encodes these proteins:
- the LOC122305427 gene encoding uncharacterized protein LOC122305427 isoform X1 gives rise to the protein MENPEHVQNISVVWRGKKFTIEMGSGATLKELGLKLQGLTDVKADTMRLIVPQSSNKTSKLLSPFSDEQALLSLEEIYITKGKSIRMMGVPGSEVDEILQNAKANLRVAGFEEEEKRLRQRLSDRPHASPKLPQGPYIFCDFRTLEIPGVEMNPPASEALKRMHMLAADPGIVAIMNKHHWRVGIMTELAPIGYVGISPKCLLGLNKNHGEEISLRLRTDDLKGFRKYESIKKTLLHELAHMVYSEHDENFYALDKQLNQEAASLDWTRSRSHTLNGVQYSGHYEDDDYIGDSSNTPQKLGGSTLDQLANARASSVAAAYRRLSNASVNSSGGSVVSKEPDPDDSGLNTHGKPASMDSMENENFNINIQSSNEAQIKAVSEPDPDDISGDQNKLEPDPSDLQYGETMEYESYPKFTGNRTVFGQDFSNYVPIQPLLPSETNRKLGATKLHEEPDPDKHQEMEILDSGIQTRKDIDEPDPDDSQANGPVQTEPDPDDNLGHALGVSSVQTYEPDPDDQELQRIQDPVTFLCSRLQKAIEILQVEVTPLEATAVLQTLSKIIRNVIEHPGEMKYRRLRKANPIIQKNVANYQAAMDILSLVGFNEDVVLDEIGKPETYLVLKRNDPGLLWLAKSSLETAY
- the LOC122305427 gene encoding uncharacterized protein LOC122305427 isoform X2, whose product is MENPEHVQNISVVWRGKKFTIEMGSGATLKELGLKLQGLTDVKADTMRLIVPQSSNKTSKLLSPFSDEQALLSLEEIYITKGKSIRMMGVPGSEVDEILQNAKANLRVAGFEEEEKRLRQRLSDRPHASPKLPQGPYIFCDFRTLEIPGVEMNPPASEALKRMHMLAADPGIVAIMNKNHGEEISLRLRTDDLKGFRKYESIKKTLLHELAHMVYSEHDENFYALDKQLNQEAASLDWTRSRSHTLNGVQYSGHYEDDDYIGDSSNTPQKLGGSTLDQLANARASSVAAAYRRLSNASVNSSGGSVVSKEPDPDDSGLNTHGKPASMDSMENENFNINIQSSNEAQIKAVSEPDPDDISGDQNKLEPDPSDLQYGETMEYESYPKFTGNRTVFGQDFSNYVPIQPLLPSETNRKLGATKLHEEPDPDKHQEMEILDSGIQTRKDIDEPDPDDSQANGPVQTEPDPDDNLGHALGVSSVQTYEPDPDDQELQRIQDPVTFLCSRLQKAIEILQVEVTPLEATAVLQTLSKIIRNVIEHPGEMKYRRLRKANPIIQKNVANYQAAMDILSLVGFNEDVVLDEIGKPETYLVLKRNDPGLLWLAKSSLETAY